One stretch of Zingiber officinale cultivar Zhangliang chromosome 6B, Zo_v1.1, whole genome shotgun sequence DNA includes these proteins:
- the LOC121990219 gene encoding uncharacterized protein LOC121990219: MKPASGSVKGFYAFIAHGVEELEQGSNFTSLQFLQRCVALLRAAHLQLTSLVQKLQLPPGEKWLDEYMDESARIWQVCHVLKLGVAGIENYCAAGNDVVTALEQRQTNPQLLRQAMRAVSACRRAASGLEEENRVLMETRIEPLSLRFGETTPSESKLNGFNGFRGVLHAMSNVSSLLLEALLWGLVCWWQPGCRTTAPTGYTCVFEAEYMASIARLHQRVIAEIDGTGRRRGAQAQEFQRVKSRVEELREHLEMAGGGEEVQERVKELTAWLALLRSGTENIAGQLDDFLDEIVEARKKLWDICSLR; encoded by the exons ATGAAGCCTGCTTCGGGGTCGGTGAAGGGATTCTACGCTTTCATCGCCCATGGTGTGGAGGAGCTCGAGCAGGGGAGCAACTTCACGTCGTTACAGTTCTTGCAGAGGTGCGTCGCCCTGCTCCGGGCCGCCCACCTTCAGCTCACGAGCTTGGTGCAGAAGCTCCAGCTGCCGCCTGGAGAGAAGTGGCTCGACGAGTACATGGATGAGAGCGCGCGCATCTGGCAGGTCTGCCATGTGCTCAAGCTCGGCGTCGCGGGGATCGAGAACTACTGCGCCGCCGGGAACGACGTGGTGACGGCTCTCGAACAACGCCAGACCAATCCTCAACTCCTCCGCCAG GCAATGCGAGCGGTGTCTGCTTGCCGGCGAGCGGCATCGGGGCTGGAGGAGGAGAACAGAGTGCTGATGGAAACCCGGATTGAGCCGCTTTCTCTCCGCTTCGGCGAGACGACGCCGTCGGAGTCGAAGCTCAACGGGTTCAACGGATTCCGCGGCGTGCTCCACGCTATGAGTAACGTGAGCTCCCTCCTCCTCGAGGCGCTTCTCTGGGGACTTGTCTGCTGGTGGCAGCCGGGCTGCAGAACGACAGCCCCCACCGGATACACGTGCGTCTTCGAGGCCGAATACATGGCCTCGATCGCCCGGCTGCATCAGAGAGTGATAGCGGAGATCGACGGCACCGGCAGGAGGAGAGGGGCGCAGGCGCAGGAGTTCCAGCGAGTGAAGTCCAGAGTCGAGGAGTTGAGGGAGCATCTGGAGATGGCCGGCGGTGGGGAAGAGGTTCAGGAGAGAGTAAAGGAGCTGACGGCGTGGCTTGCCCTGCTCCGGTCCGGCACCGAAAACATCGCTGGCCAGCTCGATGACTTCCTGGATGAAATCGTCGAGGCCAGGAAGAAACTGTGGGACATATGCAGCCTCAGGTAG
- the LOC121991022 gene encoding bidirectional sugar transporter SWEET5-like, giving the protein MHGICYVETMNLDGETNFKLKQSIEDIKSNLCNYIDTGERTSRAKESAADVEELFRHHILFGNVISCGLFLSPMTTYIQIIQSKDVKKFSPIPYLATLLNCLLWFFYGLPIVHPNSLLVITINGIGIAFEVLYITVFLIYSSRQGRLKVIKLLALETLFMIVVVTSVLLLIDTTTKRSLIVGILCIIFGTCMYASPLVVMKLVIQTKSVEFMPFTLSLASFLNGVCWTSYGFLPFDINLLVPNGLGTLFGIAQLLLYACYFKATPNKIAHAELELSV; this is encoded by the exons ATGCATGGGATTTGTTATGTTGAGACCATGAATCTAGATGGTGAAACAAACTTCAAGTTAAAGCAATCAATTGAG GATATAAAAAGCAACCTTTGCAATTACATCGATACAGGAGAAAGAACATCTAGAGCGAAAGAGAGCGCCGCCGACGTGGAAGAGTTATTTAGACATCACATTCTTTTTG GTAATGTAATCTCGTGTGGTTTATTTTTGTCGCCCAT GACGACATACATACAAATCATCCAGAGCAAGGATGTGAAGAAGTTTTCACCGATTCCCTACCTCGCCACATTACTCAATTGTttgctttggtttttctatgGGCTCCCCATCGTACACCCCAATAGTCTTCTAGTCATCACTATCAATGGCATTGGTATAGCTTTTGAAGTACTCTACATAACCGTTTTTTTAATCTATTCTTCTCGTCAAGGCCGT TTGAAGGTCATCAAACTATTAGCACTTGAGACGTTGTTCATGATAGTTGTAGTAACTTCAGTGCTCTTGTTGATCGACACAACCACTAAGAGATCTTTAATTGTGGGTATCCTCTGTATTATTTTTGGAACTTGCATGTAtgcctctcctcttgttgtgatG AAACTTGTGATTCAAACAAAGAGCGTGGAGTTCATGCCCTTCACACTTTCTCTTGCTAGCTTTCTTAATGGAGTTTGTTGGACTAGCTATGGCTTCTTACCTTTCGATATCAATCTCCTC GTTCCAAATGGTTTGGGGACTCTTTTTGGCATTGCTCAACTACTTCTCTATGCTTGTTATTTCAAGGCCACACCGAATAAGATTGCTCATGCTGAGTTGGAGCTATCAGTCTAG